In one Saccharibacillus brassicae genomic region, the following are encoded:
- a CDS encoding ABC transporter ATP-binding protein/permease: MLQLQHIFKTYTTGDFTQTALDDVSLSFRANEFVAILGPSGSGKTTCLNLIGGLDRYDEGDLRINGMSTRQFKDRDWDAYRNNSVGFVFQNYNLISHMSVIGNVEMGMTLSGIEPSVRRRQAEEVLERVGLRDHMHKKPGQLSGGQMQRVAIARALANDPDIILADEPTGALDTTTSGQIMDLIREIAGDKLVVMVTHNPELAERYADRIVQFRDGQVVSDSNPPEDESAASDYSLKKTAMSYLTALKLSGRNIATKKWRTALTAFASSIGIIGIALILSLSNGFDRQISKYESGALSNFPVTISRTAANIDFTQPPPGTPGGDDVALPEFPQEAQVYPYDPTLNTVLHRNNITDQYLDYLDGIDPKLLDAISLSREANLNVLKRPDGAKASNVDLGEAAFTTYPSKPAGVSGPSYVEQVYDVLAGEYPTRPTDLVLVVDAYNRVETSTLEALGFDYEASAVDFGQIVGSTFKLIPNDKFYTRQAGGLFVPAAASRLDALYDDPEATTLAIVGIVRERQDSPMSTMDPGIAYSDELAEQFIASAQSSAVAIAQKNNQAVNIVSGRPFSRAGAFSEFGGMNFGPPGMGGGSASAAVDPADAATPQQALAALGASAQPASVSLYPKDFNAKEGIVDYLDTWNVGKESDEQVVYTDLAATVTSLSSGIMNGITIVLIAFASISLFVSLIMIGIITYISVLERTKEIGVLRALGARKKDITRVFNAETFIIGAASGLLGIGIAYLLTLPVNAVLKSMTDLSGVAVLDPLHALLLVVLSVALTMLGGFIPAKFASRKDPVAALRSE; this comes from the coding sequence ATGCTTCAGCTTCAGCACATTTTCAAAACCTACACGACCGGCGACTTCACACAGACCGCGCTCGACGACGTCAGTCTTTCTTTTCGCGCCAATGAATTCGTGGCTATTCTCGGACCGAGCGGTTCGGGCAAAACGACCTGCCTCAACCTGATCGGAGGGCTCGACCGGTACGACGAAGGCGATCTGCGCATCAACGGCATGTCCACGCGGCAGTTCAAAGACCGCGACTGGGACGCTTACCGCAACAACAGCGTCGGATTCGTGTTCCAGAACTATAACCTGATCTCGCATATGAGTGTGATCGGCAACGTCGAAATGGGCATGACGCTCAGCGGGATCGAGCCGTCCGTCCGTCGTCGCCAAGCCGAAGAAGTGCTTGAACGCGTAGGTTTGCGCGACCATATGCACAAAAAGCCGGGGCAGCTCTCGGGCGGACAGATGCAGCGCGTCGCGATCGCGCGGGCGCTCGCGAACGACCCGGACATCATTCTGGCCGACGAGCCGACAGGCGCGCTCGATACGACGACAAGCGGGCAGATCATGGACCTGATCCGCGAGATCGCCGGCGACAAGCTCGTCGTCATGGTGACGCACAACCCGGAACTCGCCGAACGTTACGCCGACCGGATCGTCCAGTTCCGCGACGGGCAGGTCGTCTCGGACAGCAATCCGCCGGAAGACGAGTCCGCCGCGTCCGATTACAGCCTCAAAAAGACGGCCATGAGCTATCTCACCGCGCTCAAGCTGTCCGGCCGCAACATCGCGACCAAAAAATGGCGCACCGCGCTGACCGCGTTCGCGTCGAGCATCGGAATCATCGGCATCGCGCTGATCCTGTCGCTCTCAAACGGCTTCGACCGGCAGATCAGCAAGTACGAATCGGGGGCGCTCTCGAACTTCCCCGTGACGATCAGCCGCACGGCGGCGAATATCGATTTCACCCAGCCGCCGCCGGGCACGCCGGGCGGCGACGATGTGGCGCTGCCGGAGTTCCCGCAGGAAGCGCAGGTGTATCCGTACGACCCGACGCTTAATACGGTGCTGCACCGCAACAACATTACGGATCAATACCTGGATTATCTCGACGGGATCGACCCGAAGCTGCTGGACGCGATCTCGCTGTCCCGCGAAGCGAATCTGAACGTGCTCAAGCGGCCGGATGGCGCGAAAGCGTCGAACGTCGACTTGGGCGAAGCCGCGTTTACGACGTATCCGTCGAAGCCGGCAGGCGTATCCGGACCCAGCTATGTAGAGCAGGTATACGACGTGCTGGCCGGAGAGTACCCGACCCGACCGACCGATCTCGTCCTGGTCGTCGATGCGTACAACCGCGTCGAGACGTCGACGCTCGAAGCGCTCGGCTTCGATTACGAAGCGTCGGCCGTCGATTTCGGGCAGATCGTCGGTTCGACGTTCAAGCTGATTCCGAACGACAAATTTTATACCCGCCAAGCGGGCGGACTGTTCGTGCCGGCCGCCGCTTCGCGCTTGGATGCCCTGTACGACGATCCCGAGGCGACGACGCTTGCGATCGTGGGCATCGTGCGGGAACGGCAGGATTCGCCGATGTCCACAATGGACCCCGGCATCGCCTACTCGGACGAACTCGCCGAACAATTTATCGCGAGCGCGCAATCTTCCGCCGTCGCAATCGCCCAGAAGAACAACCAGGCGGTCAATATCGTCAGCGGCAGGCCGTTCAGCCGCGCGGGAGCGTTCTCCGAGTTCGGCGGCATGAATTTTGGGCCTCCCGGCATGGGCGGCGGATCGGCTTCGGCAGCCGTCGATCCGGCCGACGCGGCCACGCCGCAGCAGGCGCTGGCCGCGCTCGGAGCATCCGCCCAGCCGGCTTCTGTCTCGCTGTACCCGAAAGATTTTAACGCCAAAGAAGGCATCGTCGACTACCTCGACACCTGGAACGTTGGCAAAGAATCCGACGAACAGGTCGTCTACACCGATCTGGCTGCGACCGTGACGAGCCTGTCGAGCGGCATCATGAACGGTATCACGATCGTGCTGATCGCGTTCGCTTCGATCTCGTTGTTCGTGTCGCTGATCATGATCGGCATCATCACGTACATTTCCGTGCTGGAGCGAACCAAAGAGATCGGCGTGCTGCGGGCGCTCGGCGCCCGCAAAAAAGACATCACCCGCGTGTTCAACGCCGAGACGTTTATTATCGGAGCGGCGTCCGGCCTGCTCGGCATCGGCATCGCGTACCTGTTGACGCTGCCGGTCAATGCCGTGCTGAAGTCGATGACCGACCTGTCGGGCGTCGCGGTGCTTGATCCGCTGCATGCGCTGCTGCTCGTCGTGCTCAGCGTGGCGCTGACGATGCTCGGCGGATTCATCCCGGCCAAGTTCGCGTCGCGCAAAGATCCGGTGGCCGCGCTGCGCAGCGAATAA
- a CDS encoding MarR family winged helix-turn-helix transcriptional regulator has product MTENRTEAEQAHTSPTSPTSPDNASADRAAALKLFVILSKAYKNVMDLAVKDMKKHGLSPSEFTILEVLYHKGRFPLQQIGEKILITSGSVTYNIDKLEKRELLRRVPSPDDRRVIYAEITDQGRELFDRIFPEHADEVGRIMGGLTADETEAAAELLKKLGKGTQRG; this is encoded by the coding sequence ATGACGGAGAACCGAACCGAAGCCGAACAGGCGCATACGTCGCCGACATCGCCGACATCGCCGGATAACGCTTCCGCCGACCGGGCAGCCGCGTTGAAGCTGTTCGTGATCCTGTCCAAAGCGTACAAGAACGTTATGGACCTGGCGGTGAAGGATATGAAGAAGCACGGCTTGTCGCCGTCGGAATTCACCATCCTCGAAGTGCTGTACCATAAAGGGCGCTTCCCGCTGCAGCAGATCGGAGAGAAAATTTTGATCACGAGCGGCAGCGTTACGTACAACATCGACAAGCTGGAGAAGCGGGAGCTGCTGCGGCGGGTGCCGAGCCCGGACGATCGCCGCGTCATCTATGCGGAGATTACGGATCAGGGCCGGGAATTGTTCGACCGGATCTTCCCCGAGCACGCGGACGAAGTGGGGCGGATCATGGGCGGGTTGACCGCGGACGAGACGGAAGCGGCAGCCGAGCTGCTGAAGAAGCTGGGCAAAGGGACGCAGCGCGGATAG
- a CDS encoding ring-cleaving dioxygenase — MTLQTAGIHHITAFAGDPQANVDFYAGVLGLRMVKKTINFDAPDVYHLYFGNEEGAPGTIITFFPFPGARRGRIGGGQVGFTTYVIPEGSMAFWRERLHGLGISVTEAERFGEHYLQFRDNEGLQLELVERAAGAASTWSFGGVPADKAIKGFGGAVLYSIEPERTAYVLEQVLGMEKIGEFAGFARFRATGDLGNLIDLPMKAVPRGAGGAGTVHHIAWRAKDFEEHEAWRGVVNGGGFQPTPVIDRQYFHAVYFREEGGILFEIATDPPGFAVDEAQENLGEVLMLPAWYEDKRTQIEDGLLPIKVRTVSADTKRDN; from the coding sequence ATGACTTTGCAAACGGCAGGCATCCACCATATTACGGCTTTTGCGGGCGATCCACAGGCCAACGTCGACTTTTACGCGGGCGTGCTCGGACTTCGAATGGTCAAAAAAACGATCAATTTCGATGCGCCCGACGTCTATCACCTCTACTTCGGCAACGAAGAAGGGGCCCCCGGCACGATCATTACGTTTTTCCCGTTCCCGGGAGCCCGCAGAGGGCGGATCGGCGGCGGACAGGTCGGCTTCACGACTTACGTCATTCCGGAAGGGTCGATGGCGTTCTGGAGAGAGCGGCTGCACGGCCTCGGCATTTCGGTGACGGAAGCGGAGCGGTTCGGCGAACATTACTTGCAGTTCCGCGATAACGAAGGGCTGCAGTTGGAACTCGTCGAGCGCGCCGCGGGCGCGGCATCGACCTGGTCGTTCGGCGGCGTGCCGGCGGACAAAGCGATCAAAGGCTTCGGCGGCGCCGTGCTGTACAGCATCGAGCCGGAACGCACGGCCTACGTGCTGGAACAGGTGCTTGGGATGGAGAAAATCGGCGAGTTCGCCGGGTTTGCGCGCTTCCGGGCGACGGGCGATCTGGGCAACCTGATCGACCTGCCGATGAAAGCCGTTCCGCGCGGAGCGGGCGGCGCCGGTACGGTGCACCATATCGCCTGGCGCGCCAAAGACTTCGAAGAACACGAAGCATGGCGCGGCGTCGTGAACGGAGGCGGCTTCCAGCCGACGCCGGTCATCGACCGTCAATACTTCCATGCGGTCTATTTCCGGGAAGAAGGCGGCATCCTGTTCGAGATCGCGACCGATCCGCCGGGATTCGCGGTGGACGAAGCGCAGGAGAACCTGGGCGAAGTGCTCATGCTGCCGGCCTGGTACGAAGACAAACGGACACAGATCGAAGACGGCCTGCTGCCGATCAAGGTGCGGACTGTGAGCGCCGACACGAAGCGCGATAACTGA
- a CDS encoding alpha/beta hydrolase produces MKHIFQKGTNETLPTVVVFHGTGGTEQDLIPLAEMVAPGASILSIKGNVSENGMARFFRRLAEGVFDEEDLVFRTNEIRDFLGEAAERYGFDVSNLVALGYSNGANIAASLMFHFDGAFRGALLHHPMVPMRGLALPDMNDVSVFVGAGRNDGMVPAANTEELIGLLEGAGASVKTNWEHAGHQLTRTEAESARRWFAEHFAG; encoded by the coding sequence ATGAAACATATTTTCCAAAAAGGGACGAATGAAACTCTGCCGACGGTAGTCGTTTTTCACGGAACGGGCGGCACCGAACAAGATCTGATTCCGCTTGCGGAAATGGTGGCGCCGGGCGCGTCGATCCTGTCGATCAAAGGCAATGTGTCGGAGAACGGCATGGCGCGCTTTTTCCGCCGGCTGGCGGAAGGCGTGTTCGACGAGGAAGATCTCGTCTTCCGCACGAACGAGATCCGCGACTTTTTGGGCGAAGCGGCGGAGCGGTACGGCTTCGACGTCTCGAATCTGGTTGCGCTCGGCTACTCGAACGGAGCGAACATCGCGGCGAGTCTGATGTTCCACTTCGACGGCGCTTTCCGCGGCGCGCTGCTGCACCATCCGATGGTGCCGATGCGCGGCCTCGCGCTGCCGGACATGAACGACGTGAGCGTCTTCGTCGGCGCGGGCCGCAACGACGGCATGGTGCCGGCCGCCAATACCGAAGAGTTGATCGGACTGCTGGAAGGCGCGGGCGCTTCGGTCAAGACGAACTGGGAGCACGCCGGGCATCAGCTGACGCGTACGGAAGCCGAAAGCGCGCGCCGCTGGTTCGCGGAACATTTCGCGGGCTGA
- a CDS encoding sulfite exporter TauE/SafE family protein, producing MEIILLIAVGMFASICGAVAGLGGGFIIVPILAFTYIVPVSDISGTSMAVLFVSAISSTLAYAVQKKVDYRSGLAFAVAMIPGSILGAWTTGIVENNVFFVSLGIFLVLMSISINFKPTRSRGGFLKPNVSRSLLDASGMRHEYSFNMTFAVSVAFFVGFLSSLFGIGGGSVMVPTMILFLAFPPHIATATSMFSILLSSFVGTISHAALGHVMWDKFIWLALGALAGGQIGARIASKIPAKTVVRVLSVCLLLAAVRLMFKG from the coding sequence ATGGAAATCATACTGCTTATCGCGGTCGGCATGTTCGCTTCGATCTGCGGCGCCGTGGCCGGACTCGGCGGCGGCTTCATTATCGTGCCGATTTTGGCGTTCACGTATATCGTGCCGGTATCGGACATTTCGGGCACGTCGATGGCCGTTCTGTTCGTCAGCGCCATCTCCAGCACGCTCGCTTACGCCGTGCAGAAAAAGGTCGATTACCGCAGCGGCCTCGCTTTTGCCGTCGCCATGATTCCGGGCTCGATTCTGGGCGCCTGGACAACGGGCATCGTCGAAAACAACGTGTTTTTCGTCTCGCTCGGCATTTTTCTCGTGCTCATGTCGATCTCGATCAATTTCAAGCCGACCCGAAGCCGCGGCGGCTTCCTGAAGCCGAACGTCAGCCGCAGCCTGCTCGACGCGTCGGGTATGAGACACGAATATTCGTTTAATATGACGTTTGCGGTCAGCGTCGCTTTTTTCGTCGGATTTCTGTCCAGCCTGTTCGGGATCGGCGGCGGCTCCGTCATGGTGCCGACGATGATTCTGTTCCTCGCTTTCCCGCCGCATATCGCGACCGCGACGTCGATGTTCTCGATTCTGCTCTCGTCTTTTGTCGGCACGATCTCGCATGCGGCTCTCGGGCACGTCATGTGGGACAAATTCATCTGGCTGGCGCTCGGAGCGCTTGCAGGCGGCCAGATCGGCGCCCGGATCGCGTCGAAGATTCCGGCCAAGACCGTCGTCCGCGTCTTGTCCGTCTGCCTGCTGCTGGCCGCCGTGCGCCTGATGTTCAAAGGCTGA
- a CDS encoding winged helix-turn-helix domain-containing protein: MQPTTKTLTREEARRFLLDYHGLSPAVDASGKAGIMDYVRRVGCIQFDPLNVVGTNPELVLQSRISDFERGMLEQLLYEDRKLIDYWDKNMAIFAIEDWPYFERYRQRHQAWLKANPVAAAAVLEEIERRGPLCSADLAYDEKVDWAWGPTRLARAALEGSYFAGRLVVHRKKAGRKYYDLAERVLPAELYGQPDRFASDEAYNEWALLRRIGSVGLLWNRPSDALLMTHLKAPQRLAAFEALLARGEIRPVEVDGIDRPLYIRSSDYSLLERSLAANRQPTDRSLLETSLAQGSPGPTAMRACILAPLDNLLWDRRLILDLFDFDYRWEVYKPAAERKYGYYVLPVVADGRFVARFEPEKQRKAAPLVIKQWWWEAGEGTEAEVRQSVERALHRFARSLGTTFEGVLPEAEGPAAY, translated from the coding sequence ATGCAACCCACGACAAAAACCTTGACCCGCGAAGAAGCCCGGCGATTTTTGCTTGATTATCACGGATTATCGCCCGCTGTCGATGCTTCCGGCAAAGCCGGCATTATGGATTATGTCCGCCGCGTCGGCTGTATCCAGTTCGATCCGCTGAACGTGGTCGGAACGAACCCGGAACTGGTGCTGCAGTCGCGCATTTCCGATTTCGAGCGCGGCATGCTGGAGCAGCTGCTGTACGAAGACCGCAAACTGATCGACTATTGGGATAAAAACATGGCCATTTTCGCGATCGAAGACTGGCCGTATTTCGAGCGCTACCGGCAGCGTCATCAAGCATGGCTCAAAGCGAACCCGGTCGCGGCAGCGGCCGTGCTGGAAGAGATTGAGCGGCGCGGGCCGCTCTGTTCGGCGGATCTGGCGTATGACGAGAAAGTGGACTGGGCCTGGGGACCGACCCGCCTGGCCCGCGCCGCGCTGGAAGGGTCGTATTTTGCCGGCCGCCTCGTCGTGCACCGCAAAAAAGCGGGCCGCAAATATTACGATTTGGCCGAGCGCGTCCTGCCCGCGGAACTGTACGGCCAACCCGACCGGTTCGCAAGCGACGAAGCGTACAACGAATGGGCGCTTCTGCGCCGGATCGGCAGCGTCGGCCTGCTCTGGAACCGGCCGAGCGACGCGCTGCTCATGACGCACCTCAAAGCGCCGCAGCGGCTGGCCGCGTTCGAAGCGCTGCTTGCGCGGGGCGAGATCCGGCCGGTGGAGGTGGACGGGATCGACCGTCCGCTGTATATTCGTTCGAGCGATTACAGCTTGCTTGAACGGTCGCTTGCGGCAAATCGGCAACCGACCGATCGCAGCCTGCTTGAAACGTCGCTTGCGCAAGGATCTCCCGGGCCAACGGCGATGCGGGCCTGCATTCTGGCTCCGCTCGACAATCTGCTGTGGGACCGCAGGCTGATCCTCGATTTGTTCGATTTCGATTATCGCTGGGAAGTGTACAAGCCGGCCGCGGAGCGCAAATACGGCTATTATGTGCTGCCTGTCGTGGCAGACGGCCGGTTCGTTGCCCGGTTCGAGCCGGAGAAGCAGCGCAAGGCCGCGCCGCTCGTGATCAAGCAGTGGTGGTGGGAAGCCGGCGAAGGGACGGAAGCGGAAGTGCGGCAGAGCGTGGAGCGGGCGCTGCACCGGTTTGCGCGCTCGCTGGGAACGACGTTCGAGGGAGTACTGCCGGAAGCCGAAGGTCCCGCCGCGTATTGA
- a CDS encoding iron-hydroxamate ABC transporter substrate-binding protein, translated as MNKQKSFLAAFLLLFVLVLSACGNAAPAKEAAPTAPATDKAAEAPASGTVTYQSETGPVDIPANPQRIVALTYAPNILSMDVTPVGVDQWTGANPLFTDKLKDVAVVSEEDPESVAAQAPDLIIAGANMKNLDQLSKIAPTVVFTWGKLDYLEQQVEIGKLLGKQDEAQAWVDDFTQRTADIGGKIKAKYGDDVTVTAIEVDDKNAYVMGDSWARGTEILYQAMGLKMPDKVKEAVAAEGYYSLSLEVLPEYMGDFVAVSRRLDASSEIMDSAVWKQIPAVQEGHVIEFESRASSYSDPTTLENLLSIFEKGFLGESK; from the coding sequence ATGAACAAACAGAAATCGTTTTTGGCGGCGTTCCTGCTGCTGTTCGTACTCGTGCTGAGCGCGTGCGGCAATGCGGCTCCGGCCAAGGAAGCCGCGCCGACCGCGCCTGCGACAGATAAGGCGGCTGAAGCGCCGGCATCCGGCACGGTCACGTATCAATCCGAGACCGGCCCGGTCGACATTCCGGCCAATCCGCAGCGGATCGTCGCTCTGACCTACGCGCCGAACATTTTGTCGATGGACGTTACGCCGGTCGGCGTCGACCAATGGACGGGTGCCAACCCGCTCTTCACGGACAAATTGAAAGACGTGGCCGTCGTTTCCGAAGAAGATCCGGAAAGCGTCGCCGCGCAGGCGCCCGATCTGATCATCGCCGGCGCGAACATGAAGAACCTGGATCAGCTGAGCAAAATCGCGCCGACGGTCGTATTCACGTGGGGCAAGCTGGATTATCTGGAGCAGCAGGTCGAAATCGGCAAGCTGCTGGGCAAGCAGGATGAAGCCCAAGCCTGGGTAGACGATTTCACGCAAAGAACGGCGGATATCGGCGGCAAGATCAAAGCGAAATACGGCGACGACGTCACGGTGACGGCGATCGAAGTCGACGACAAAAACGCTTACGTCATGGGCGACAGCTGGGCTCGCGGCACGGAAATCCTGTATCAGGCAATGGGCCTGAAAATGCCGGACAAAGTCAAGGAAGCCGTCGCGGCCGAAGGCTATTATTCGTTGTCGCTCGAAGTGCTGCCGGAATACATGGGCGATTTCGTCGCAGTCAGCCGCAGACTCGATGCCAGCAGCGAAATTATGGACTCTGCCGTATGGAAGCAAATTCCGGCCGTGCAGGAAGGCCATGTGATCGAGTTCGAATCGAGAGCTTCTTCGTACAGCGATCCGACGACGCTTGAGAACCTGCTCAGCATTTTCGAAAAAGGGTTCCTCGGCGAGTCGAAGTAA
- a CDS encoding YoaK family protein — protein sequence MHVKMWRSGILLLLCLSAGIVDVIGYIHLGRVFTANMTGNIVILGMSFAHVTELSFLRAGLACLGFIAGNAAAALLLSGSKATGFWPARITLILCIELLFYGLFAALAGPVMSETLLHVLILLLSSAMGMQTTAARKLGIAGISTTVLTNNLASVIEDFIAFFRKAFARNSEARAGIGGETWLRFGAVLIYCFGALIAGIAEVHLAFSAIWIPILLTLLILIVVFTLFRGLDSDGERKLS from the coding sequence TTGCACGTCAAAATGTGGCGCAGCGGAATCCTTCTGCTGCTGTGCCTGTCGGCCGGCATCGTCGACGTGATCGGCTATATTCATCTCGGCCGCGTCTTCACCGCCAACATGACCGGCAATATCGTCATCCTCGGCATGTCGTTCGCGCATGTCACCGAGCTGTCTTTTCTCCGCGCGGGACTGGCCTGCCTCGGCTTTATCGCGGGCAACGCGGCGGCGGCTCTGCTGCTCAGCGGCAGCAAGGCCACAGGCTTCTGGCCGGCCCGAATCACGCTGATCCTGTGCATCGAGCTGCTGTTCTACGGCTTGTTCGCGGCGCTGGCGGGACCCGTCATGAGCGAGACGCTGCTGCATGTGCTGATCCTGCTGCTCAGCAGCGCGATGGGCATGCAGACGACCGCCGCGCGCAAGCTCGGCATCGCCGGCATCTCGACCACCGTGCTGACCAACAACCTGGCGAGCGTGATCGAAGACTTTATCGCTTTTTTCCGCAAAGCCTTCGCCCGCAACTCCGAAGCGCGCGCCGGAATCGGCGGCGAGACATGGCTGCGCTTCGGCGCCGTGCTGATCTACTGCTTCGGCGCGCTGATCGCCGGGATCGCGGAAGTCCACCTGGCGTTCAGCGCCATCTGGATTCCGATCCTGCTCACGCTGTTGATCCTGATCGTCGTCTTCACGCTGTTCCGCGGCCTGGACAGCGACGGCGAGCGCAAACTTTCCTGA
- a CDS encoding class I SAM-dependent methyltransferase gives MPEATLIISGALAAIVLLLVVLIVVASVRNGITPMPTSPSVRRAVMQQIGRPADDSEIVDAGAGFGTLALQLARRFPACRVTGIENSIVPLLAARLLGRANRMPRTRLVYRRGDLFRYPYESADVIVCYLHPAGMRRLGPVLRERAREGTKIVSVFFAFDDWEPDSALVCSDLYRTKVYVYRVRRHPLDIRV, from the coding sequence ATGCCCGAAGCCACTTTGATAATAAGCGGCGCGCTGGCAGCGATCGTGCTGCTGCTCGTCGTACTGATCGTCGTCGCGAGCGTCCGCAACGGCATTACGCCGATGCCGACGAGCCCGTCGGTCCGGCGCGCGGTCATGCAGCAGATCGGCCGCCCGGCGGACGACAGCGAGATCGTGGACGCCGGAGCCGGCTTCGGCACGCTTGCGCTGCAGCTGGCGCGGCGATTTCCGGCGTGCCGGGTAACCGGCATCGAGAACTCGATCGTGCCGCTGCTTGCGGCCCGGCTGCTCGGCCGGGCGAACCGGATGCCGCGAACCCGGCTCGTGTATCGGCGCGGCGATCTGTTTCGGTATCCGTACGAGTCGGCGGACGTGATCGTCTGCTATTTGCACCCGGCGGGCATGCGCCGGCTGGGACCGGTTTTGCGGGAGCGGGCGCGCGAAGGGACGAAGATCGTGAGCGTATTTTTTGCTTTTGACGATTGGGAACCGGACTCGGCCCTTGTCTGTTCCGATCTGTACCGGACCAAAGTGTACGTCTACCGGGTGCGCAGGCATCCGCTCGATATTCGGGTATAA
- a CDS encoding aldo/keto reductase, with amino-acid sequence MDTVKLGRTGLDVSRLCLGCMSYGIPDRGAHAWTMGEEESRPFIRQALELGINFFDTANVYSDGTSEEIVGRALRDFANRDEIVLATKVHDTMRKGPNGGGLSRKVILSEIDHSLRRLGTDYVDLYQIHRWDPHTPIEETMEALHDVVKAGKARYIGASSMYAWQFLKAQHTAERGGWTKFVSMQNYVNLLYREEEREMLPLCEAEGVGVIPWSPLARGRLTRDWEETSKRSENDAFGRTLYDKTAEADRRVVEAVAEVARERGVPRAQIALAWVLQKRPVTAPIVGATKPHHLEDAAAALSITLTDEEIRRLEEPYVPHAVIGHA; translated from the coding sequence ATGGACACCGTCAAACTGGGTCGAACAGGATTGGACGTATCGAGGTTGTGTCTGGGCTGTATGAGTTACGGCATCCCCGATCGGGGCGCGCACGCGTGGACGATGGGCGAAGAAGAGAGCCGGCCGTTTATCCGCCAGGCGCTTGAGCTTGGGATCAACTTTTTCGATACGGCCAACGTATATTCCGACGGCACGAGCGAAGAGATCGTCGGCCGGGCGCTGCGCGATTTCGCCAATCGGGACGAGATCGTGCTCGCGACCAAAGTCCACGATACGATGCGCAAAGGGCCGAACGGCGGCGGATTGTCGCGCAAAGTCATCCTCAGCGAGATCGATCACAGCCTGCGCCGGCTCGGCACCGATTACGTCGACCTGTACCAGATTCACCGCTGGGACCCGCACACGCCGATCGAAGAAACGATGGAGGCGCTGCACGACGTCGTCAAAGCGGGCAAAGCCCGGTATATCGGCGCGTCCTCAATGTACGCCTGGCAGTTTCTCAAGGCGCAGCATACGGCGGAACGCGGCGGTTGGACAAAGTTCGTAAGCATGCAAAATTACGTCAACCTGCTCTACCGCGAAGAAGAACGCGAGATGCTGCCGCTGTGCGAAGCGGAAGGCGTCGGCGTCATTCCGTGGAGCCCGCTTGCGCGCGGCCGCCTGACCCGCGATTGGGAAGAGACGAGCAAGCGCTCGGAGAACGACGCGTTCGGCCGTACGCTGTACGACAAGACGGCGGAAGCCGACCGCCGCGTCGTCGAAGCCGTCGCCGAAGTCGCCCGGGAACGCGGCGTTCCGCGGGCGCAGATCGCGCTGGCCTGGGTGCTGCAAAAGCGCCCCGTCACCGCCCCGATCGTCGGCGCGACCAAGCCGCACCATCTGGAAGACGCCGCTGCCGCGCTGTCGATCACGCTGACCGACGAGGAAATCCGCCGCCTGGAAGAGCCTTACGTGCCGCATGCGGTGATCGGACACGCTTGA